Proteins found in one Candidatus Cybelea sp. genomic segment:
- a CDS encoding SpoIIE family protein phosphatase, with the protein MTNVLVCRPARSEGQGRLDETEVTQVDALWGKALRCAERFSAVYHVRAAGGSALRNFLVQAVPVFDNRDEVLYWSGHATEVERFADAGTRFISEATAALSSSLNRSTIVNRFIEAATVEFADGCAIFTFDDAGAVQLEGFTDGRSTAPLRAESLTVAVDAALRSKEPQLMLAAAKPAPPENVRSLLAVPLLAGTSCAGAAVFFESERRSSFAAREQDVGVIVARQLAMALENIKTFERERHVTERLRFLARITDRLFATVGGAETLSLLLDEIVERFADYAIAAELSGESLRVLARSGTAANLHEESEREFVEHLAARRSLRNGTLLKFGPLSEAVRPLSWMMVPLYAGDAVYGAIVACSNSRRYGAEDLELLEEIGRRASNALDRAENVVRERRLIQTLQHATLPPLLAKVENATLSAIYRPASSEVQVGGDWYDAYDLDEHRVLFSVGDVTGHGLEASAVMGKLRHSINVVAMYEPNPARILDAAERILLRRFPAAIATAFVAVFDPRTLTIAYANAGHPYPLLRMRDGTIQELEADGLPLGLRSAGEPASPISKRLSEPALLTFYSDGLTEATHDTLRGERLLLEAVGSRAILYVENPARFIEEYCLRGQSPDDVAILTVNFLKCRRWRFESRDWNAAKLARREFAAALDAAGMPERSVKNGELIFGELSASIAQHSEGPVEVALEWCAGAPVLHVVARGNENARRDYDHDLWLVGRLGARVDVEILPGFGAHVTAAMSVSP; encoded by the coding sequence GTGACGAACGTCCTTGTCTGCCGTCCGGCTCGCTCCGAGGGGCAGGGGCGCCTCGATGAAACCGAGGTCACGCAGGTCGATGCGCTGTGGGGCAAAGCCCTGCGCTGTGCGGAGCGCTTCAGCGCCGTCTACCACGTGCGCGCCGCGGGCGGCTCGGCGCTGCGCAACTTCCTCGTGCAGGCTGTGCCGGTCTTCGACAATCGCGACGAAGTGCTCTATTGGTCCGGGCACGCTACCGAAGTCGAGCGCTTCGCCGATGCCGGCACGCGCTTTATTTCAGAAGCTACCGCGGCGCTGTCGTCGTCGCTCAACCGCTCCACGATCGTTAACCGCTTCATCGAAGCCGCCACCGTCGAGTTCGCCGATGGGTGCGCCATCTTTACCTTCGACGACGCGGGCGCGGTGCAGCTCGAGGGCTTCACCGACGGCCGCTCCACGGCGCCGCTGCGCGCGGAATCGCTGACCGTCGCCGTCGATGCAGCGCTGCGTTCGAAGGAGCCGCAACTGATGCTCGCCGCCGCGAAGCCGGCGCCGCCGGAGAACGTACGCTCGCTGCTCGCCGTGCCGCTGCTCGCGGGAACGAGCTGCGCCGGCGCGGCGGTCTTCTTCGAGTCGGAGCGCCGCTCGAGTTTTGCTGCACGCGAGCAGGATGTCGGCGTCATCGTCGCGCGCCAGCTGGCGATGGCGCTGGAAAACATCAAGACTTTCGAACGCGAGCGGCACGTCACCGAGCGGCTTCGCTTTCTCGCGCGGATAACGGACCGGCTCTTCGCGACCGTCGGGGGTGCAGAGACGCTTTCCTTGCTGCTCGATGAGATCGTCGAGCGCTTCGCGGACTACGCGATTGCTGCGGAGCTGAGCGGCGAGAGCTTGCGCGTCCTCGCGCGTTCCGGAACGGCGGCGAATCTGCACGAAGAGAGCGAACGCGAGTTCGTCGAACATCTCGCCGCGCGCCGTTCGCTGCGCAACGGAACGCTCTTGAAATTCGGCCCGCTGTCGGAAGCGGTCCGTCCGCTCTCATGGATGATGGTTCCGCTCTACGCGGGCGACGCCGTCTACGGCGCGATCGTTGCCTGTTCGAACAGCCGCCGCTACGGAGCCGAGGATCTCGAGCTGCTCGAAGAGATTGGCCGGCGCGCTTCGAATGCGCTCGATCGCGCGGAAAACGTTGTTCGCGAACGCCGTCTGATCCAGACGCTCCAGCACGCTACCCTTCCTCCGCTGCTCGCGAAAGTTGAAAATGCGACGCTGAGCGCGATCTATCGCCCCGCTTCCTCTGAGGTGCAAGTGGGCGGAGACTGGTACGACGCCTACGATCTCGACGAGCATCGCGTGCTCTTCAGTGTCGGCGACGTCACCGGTCACGGCCTCGAGGCCTCGGCGGTGATGGGCAAGCTGCGCCACTCGATCAACGTGGTCGCGATGTACGAACCCAATCCCGCGAGAATCCTCGACGCCGCCGAGCGGATTCTCTTACGCCGCTTTCCGGCCGCCATCGCCACGGCGTTCGTTGCGGTCTTCGATCCGCGCACGCTGACGATCGCCTACGCCAACGCCGGGCACCCATATCCGCTCCTACGCATGCGCGACGGTACGATCCAGGAACTCGAAGCCGACGGACTCCCGCTCGGGCTGCGCTCCGCCGGCGAGCCGGCGAGCCCGATCAGCAAACGGCTCAGCGAACCGGCCCTGCTGACGTTCTACTCCGATGGATTGACGGAAGCGACGCACGACACTCTGCGCGGCGAACGCCTGCTGCTCGAAGCGGTCGGCAGTCGGGCAATTCTCTACGTTGAGAACCCCGCACGCTTCATCGAAGAGTACTGCCTGCGCGGTCAATCACCCGACGATGTCGCGATCCTTACGGTAAACTTCCTCAAGTGCCGCCGCTGGCGATTCGAATCGCGCGACTGGAACGCCGCGAAGCTGGCGCGCCGTGAATTCGCCGCCGCCCTCGACGCGGCCGGCATGCCCGAACGCAGCGTCAAAAACGGCGAGCTGATCTTCGGTGAGCTGAGCGCGAGCATCGCGCAGCACTCGGAAGGTCCGGTCGAAGTCGCCCTCGAGTGGTGCGCCGGCGCGCCGGTGCTGCATGTCGTGGCGCGCGGCAATGAGAACGCGCGCCGCGATTACGATCACGATCTTTGGCTCGTCGGGCGTCTCGGCGCGCGCGTCGACGTCGAGATCCTTCCCGGCTTCGGCGCTCACGTCACCGCCGCCATGTCCGTCTCACCCTAG
- a CDS encoding cupin domain-containing protein: MRNLEDVRTGFAVLENGTHLQTAAMLLDPGEASGPLANEHPQSEQVLFVAKGTVEAEIGERRFTMKSGDSAIVPPDAPHRFTNRSSERAVTFNVYAPKAY, from the coding sequence ATGCGCAATCTCGAAGACGTTAGAACCGGCTTCGCCGTACTGGAAAATGGCACGCACCTGCAAACCGCGGCGATGCTGCTCGATCCCGGCGAGGCCAGCGGTCCGCTCGCCAACGAGCATCCGCAAAGTGAGCAGGTGCTGTTCGTCGCCAAAGGTACCGTCGAAGCCGAGATCGGCGAGCGGCGCTTCACGATGAAGAGCGGCGACAGCGCGATCGTCCCGCCCGACGCGCCGCACCGCTTCACCAATCGTTCGAGCGAGCGCGCCGTGACGTTTAACGTCTACGCGCCCAAGGCGTACTGA
- a CDS encoding alkaline phosphatase family protein, producing MLRGALCRLAACCVVLVAGCTAGSGSLPNGGSFAGGRAALPTVRLPSGSPSQYISHVVIIVQENRSFENFFAGYPNANAPMTGCAIPVGSRRTQHLAPRFRPATGSASVCPSGDVSIPLQKITFNGPDLAHNYRAATFDYDNGKMDGFSKFGSRAPYEAYSYVDPSLLRPYWTMARRYVLADAMFPTEFGGSFTGHLTLVAGNDAIEQSPSRSEVDFPNGIYDDCDSPPGTRSSYLTAGGREHYYAGPYPCFDQFNTIANVLDRSGVSWKYYASKQLDDGMWEPFEAVRYTRYGRDWSNIIAPQSRILSDPRNGALASVDWVTPSKDDSDHPHFRSDQGPSWVASVVNAVGESPYWRTTAIIVLWDDWGGWYDNAVPPQLDYRGLGVRVPCLIISPYAKTNYVSHVQYEYGSILHFIEEVYGLGPIGPASQGYTDTRATSLDDAFDFTQSPRPFSSIPSKYPIAHFLQEPPSNDPIDTE from the coding sequence ATGCTTCGCGGAGCGCTTTGCAGGCTTGCTGCTTGCTGCGTCGTTCTTGTCGCCGGATGCACGGCCGGCAGCGGTAGCCTGCCAAACGGCGGCAGCTTTGCGGGCGGCCGCGCAGCCCTGCCGACGGTGCGCCTGCCGAGCGGATCTCCGAGCCAATACATTTCGCACGTCGTCATCATCGTGCAAGAGAACCGCAGCTTCGAGAATTTCTTTGCCGGGTACCCGAACGCCAATGCGCCGATGACGGGCTGCGCGATCCCCGTCGGAAGCCGGCGAACGCAGCACCTCGCGCCGCGCTTTCGCCCGGCGACGGGATCGGCTTCGGTTTGTCCGTCGGGCGACGTCTCGATTCCGCTGCAAAAGATCACCTTTAACGGACCGGACCTAGCCCACAACTATCGCGCGGCCACCTTCGACTACGATAATGGGAAGATGGACGGCTTCTCCAAGTTCGGCAGCCGGGCGCCGTACGAAGCGTACTCGTACGTCGACCCGTCGCTGCTGAGGCCTTATTGGACGATGGCGCGGCGGTACGTGCTAGCCGACGCGATGTTTCCCACCGAGTTCGGGGGGAGCTTCACGGGCCATCTCACGCTTGTGGCGGGCAACGACGCGATCGAGCAGTCACCGAGCCGATCGGAGGTCGATTTCCCCAACGGCATCTACGACGACTGCGACTCCCCGCCCGGTACGCGGAGCTCGTATCTGACGGCCGGAGGCAGGGAACACTACTACGCCGGCCCTTATCCGTGCTTCGATCAGTTCAACACGATCGCGAACGTGCTCGATCGCAGCGGCGTATCGTGGAAGTACTACGCGAGCAAACAGCTCGATGACGGGATGTGGGAGCCCTTCGAGGCGGTTAGGTACACGCGGTACGGGCGCGATTGGAGCAATATCATTGCCCCGCAGTCGAGGATCTTGAGCGATCCCAGAAACGGCGCGCTGGCCTCAGTCGACTGGGTAACACCGAGTAAGGACGACTCCGATCATCCGCACTTTCGCAGCGATCAAGGCCCATCCTGGGTCGCGTCGGTCGTCAACGCCGTGGGCGAAAGCCCGTACTGGCGGACGACGGCGATTATCGTTCTGTGGGACGATTGGGGCGGCTGGTACGACAACGCGGTGCCGCCGCAGCTCGATTATCGCGGGTTAGGCGTCCGCGTGCCGTGCCTGATTATTTCGCCGTACGCGAAAACGAACTACGTCTCGCACGTGCAGTACGAGTACGGCAGCATCCTGCACTTCATCGAAGAGGTGTACGGCTTGGGGCCGATCGGGCCGGCCTCACAGGGCTATACCGATACGCGCGCGACGAGTCTCGACGACGCCTTCGACTTCACGCAGAGTCCTCGTCCGTTCTCTTCGATTCCGTCGAAGTACCCGATCGCGCACTTCCTGCAGGAGCCGCCGTCGAACGATCCGATCGATACGGAGTAG
- a CDS encoding STAS domain-containing protein, with amino-acid sequence MVTPETVVMVFNGEYDLTSKDQLREAFSLLADSERAVLDFNDVTYLDSTALSELTLLHKSRSAAGLDPATIVTSNGNILRLFEIVDMRQFFNFAGAIPELAADGDSVRIQHARSFGTNGATAGP; translated from the coding sequence ATGGTTACTCCCGAAACGGTCGTGATGGTCTTTAACGGAGAGTACGACCTCACCTCAAAGGATCAGCTGCGCGAGGCGTTTAGTCTCCTCGCCGACAGCGAGCGCGCGGTCCTCGACTTCAACGACGTGACCTACCTCGATTCCACGGCGCTCAGCGAACTCACGCTGCTGCACAAATCGCGCAGCGCTGCCGGGCTCGATCCCGCCACGATCGTCACCAGCAACGGCAACATCCTGCGGCTGTTCGAGATCGTCGATATGCGGCAGTTCTTCAATTTTGCCGGCGCGATTCCCGAGCTCGCGGCAGACGGCGACTCGGTCAGGATCCAGCACGCCCGCTCGTTTGGAACAAACGGAGCGACTGCCGGTCCCTAA
- a CDS encoding lmo0937 family membrane protein: MVGLLWTIIVILFVFWLLGFLLHFGGGLIHLILLIVVILIVVNLITGRGARV; this comes from the coding sequence ATGGTAGGACTACTTTGGACGATTATTGTGATTCTGTTCGTTTTCTGGCTGTTGGGGTTTTTGCTCCACTTCGGAGGCGGGCTGATCCATCTGATTCTGCTGATCGTCGTTATTCTGATCGTCGTCAACCTGATCACCGGCCGAGGCGCGCGGGTCTAA
- a CDS encoding type 1 glutamine amidotransferase domain-containing protein: MNEKQKRVAVLVTDGFEESELTEPTKSLRDSGAKVEIISQKTEPIQAFKHHQPTIKVGVDKTLDEVSPEDYDAVLLPGGALNADGMRTDERAQRFVAQMNEREKPIAVICHAPWLLASAGLARGRTLTSWPTIADDLRNAGAEWIDREVVIDRNLVTSRGPKDIPAFNEAVQSLLNR; this comes from the coding sequence GTGAACGAGAAACAGAAACGAGTCGCCGTCCTCGTTACCGACGGTTTCGAAGAGTCCGAGCTTACCGAGCCTACAAAATCGCTCCGCGATTCGGGCGCAAAAGTCGAGATCATCTCGCAAAAGACCGAGCCGATCCAGGCTTTTAAACATCACCAGCCGACGATAAAGGTCGGCGTCGATAAGACGCTCGACGAAGTCTCGCCCGAGGACTACGACGCCGTGCTGCTCCCGGGAGGCGCGCTGAACGCCGACGGCATGCGCACCGACGAACGGGCCCAGCGATTCGTTGCACAAATGAACGAACGGGAAAAACCGATTGCCGTCATCTGCCACGCGCCGTGGCTGCTCGCATCCGCAGGGCTCGCTCGCGGCCGCACGCTGACCAGTTGGCCGACAATCGCCGACGATCTGCGCAACGCCGGTGCGGAGTGGATCGATCGCGAAGTCGTCATCGACCGAAACCTCGTCACGAGCCGCGGGCCGAAGGACATCCCCGCCTTCAACGAAGCGGTGCAGTCGCTGCTCAATCGGTGA